The DNA window TTAAAAATGAGAACAAGtccttttgttttattctcagattaaaacaaaatgtagCTCTGGAATTTCCTGGACAAGATGTGCAAAAGCTCTAAATAGCTTAAGATGAGTGTTTAATCCAGGCACATTCAGCCCCTCATGTTTTGTGCCCTCTATCAGCATAAAGGAATGCTGACTCTCTCCCAGAGATCCTGACAGGCAAAAGAGCAGGAATGCTTAAGCTTTTAATATGCTCTCACATAAATAATTGAAAGGAATTTATTTGGAGGATAGTTTACACAGACCAAAATGTTGTGTAGCCTGAGTTTCTGTGTTTGCAGTTTTCAGATTTGGCTTATTGTTCCCTGTCAGTTATCCCAAAGCAAGTAAAAATCAGTTCAATAACACAATTGCTTGATtgtaatattttacttttttcttttcttatgaTGTGGAATAGCGTGAGATTTTCCCTTCACAAAGGACCAGTTTTGACTCCCAAGGATCATTCCAAGACATGGCTTTGTTGTGAATAGATGACACTGAGGattaattttaacatttaacaTAAAACAGTGTTTCACCTGGCTTTTTAGAGTATAActtccttctcattttcttgatTAGATGAATtttctacagattttttttttatctcaatGAAGCTATCTTTTAAATCTTCCATCACTTGACTAGAAGGAATGTTAATCACATTTTAAGGATTTTTCTCTTGCTTAACTCCCTGTGAACAGGTTACTGGAGAAAACAGATGGATCATGTTTGTGCTCATGTTAGAAGCTATGCCCAGAACAACCTTGAATTCAGAACACTGATTGGAGAGCCTCAAATGGGAAAGGTAGGAAGGAGCTTGTGAATAATGTCTCCCTATGGAGGGTCATGAAAAGATTATTGTGGCTGCAACATAAACACTGGTAAAATAAATGTCTCCCTTTTCTTTAGATGCTGacctgtttgtgtgtgtgtgtcattTGTCTCATTTGGTTGTTCCATTTTTTTGTCAGCCTTTtcctgaagactttttttttctttttttttcccaatggtAATTCTTATTCTCTCACCTTTCTTACTCCTGTAAGGGGAGTGAGAAAGCCTTTACTCAGCTGCTTTCGTATAGTAAGAAGGTGGAAACCTTCTAGAACTCCTTCCTAAGGAGTAGATATCCCATTAGATACTTTGCACCTGATTTCTATATTCACTGAAACCTGTTGTCCACCAGATCTTCAGAAGCTGCAGTGCAATTATAAGAGAATATCTGCTTAAAAGAGTTGCGGTACAGTCCATTACAACTTGTTTCCTCTGCTGGAGGATTCAAAAAGATAGGCCTGAAGAATATAAAATTGCCTAGGGaaggctgttcctgctgcttcttggccttttgtcagttTATTGTCTTAAAAGCAGTGCCCATAAAAGTAACAGAAATGGTTCAAAGCAGATGCCAACTATCTGGGTTTAATGctgctttttcagtttttcatgtGGATTAGAAATATAATCAACCTTACCTCAAAATTCTCAACCAGCTGCAATATAATCTTCATTCCACTTCTTTATAATCCCCTGTGCACTCATTTTTGTATGGCTTCCATAGACTTGTTGCCAGCAGTACTGTCTCAAGGAATTGATACACAGAGGTACCAAAGTTTTAACACAGACTGTGCTTCCCCCAGGCTGGTGTCACTAAAGGAGCCACCAGCTCTTCTGGATCTGGGATTCCCAAGAACAACACAGCCTTTTTTGCAGCTACAAAATCTCAGTGGAGAATGACTGAACTTCCATGAAATGCAGCCTCATTAGAGTTTAGGATTCATTTGGCATTTCAGTTGTTGTGAAATTTCCAGCTACTCAAAAAGCACCTGCCCCTTTCTCATTGACATGGGAAGTCTTGGTGCAATATCACAAGTAGGCAAAGGCCACATGTGTGATTTTGTACAGTGGCTGCACAAGAAATACCATCAGCAAGACTTACTCCTAAAAGtacttgagggttttttttttgtaagacaTACTAACAGCTGCTCTTTCCCTCTAGATTAATTATGCCACCATCTCTGAAGATGACTATGAAGTCACTATAACATTGAAATTTGCTGCTATTAACAAGGTCAGTTCATGGGATGGGGCCTGTTGAGAGGCAGCTAGTCTAAAGCTGTCAATAGAGCAGTGtaatgctgatatattttaaattcagatcTAAACAAGAAATGCATTTGTTCAGAGGGTGTTAACTTACCACTTCAGAGAAAAGaatcttttttctgtctctgttggaGCTGGATGAACAGGTATCTTTATCTGATTAAGCCAGACTTCATGGTTATGTTGCTATCATCTCacattttgttattttgctATTAGTATTAACTTTCTTCTTTCATGGTGTTTGATGGTGTTTGATGATTCTAGCACCCCCATAGCTTTTGATCTCagattctgcttttcttcagccTGCGAAGTGTGCTCCTAAAAACTAAGCTTAATGATTTTCAATAGTTTGGAGATAACTTCTGTCAGAGCTCCTGTTAACTCTATTCAAAATTTGGAATCTCTATCTCAAGAATTACCATGTTCCAAAAACCACAACATACACAGTTCCAGCTTTTCAAAGATAAAAATCTACCATTTCAAAAATCAGACTGTCTCTCGTGTGGAATCTTGGAAAGCTTACCTTGCCATGTGAGGCCTGAAAAGCTGTATCACGTCATTTCAGAAGTGAAATTTCTCAAGTGGTAGAAACACTTCCATTTGGATGAGAATCTTCATTTCATTAAGTGGGGTtatatcacttttttttcctaatcaaaATACCTAACATAAGCTTCAGAAAAAATTGCTACATAATTTTGCCTCAAAACAGAGGTTCAATTACATATGATAATGTCTTGTGGTAATTTGACCCTGATATTCAAAGCCTACGTATTTTCTCATATGCAACAGTGTTGTGCCGCTAAGATTATAGCAACGTTACACGATAATCTTAATAACTGCCTGCATTTGATGATTCTACAGGATTTTCATCCTAACAGAGCAGTGAAGTTCAGCAATGATTACCTGAGTGCTGGAACAGAACTCACAGATGGACAGGACTGCAGTCAGACTAATTTTGGTGAGATTTTCTCCCCCGTCTTTACAGTGGACCATTAATACAGAAGTCAAGAATACAGAAGTAGTGCTTGGAAGCTTAGACACCAAGGCAGGCAAACATTCTGTGCCTATTTAAGTTGATCTTTTAAGTCTCAAAATGTGTCCAAGTTGAGCTTTAAGCAATGTGCAGACTCTCTCAAAAAGTCCTGGGAATACTTCATCCCTGGAGAGCTGAGGAGACCAGTGAACTGCAGCCACAGGTCACAGCAATGTTTTTATTATAGCACTAAAACTTCAGATGTTTCACATATTCTTTTACAGTAGGAACTATAAATATCAATATTATCTCTACTtctgagctctgccagggaTTGCCAGCTCTGGCATATTTGGCAAAGATGAGAAATTATGAAATACATTCATGCAGAGATGTTGTTTAACTGCAGTCTCCCATTGGTGTCAATAACAGCTCAGCATTCTGAGCATCTCATACTGGACTTAGGTTTTCATTAAATCAAACAGTTGTAAAGCCAGCATTACAATTCAGAAATTCCTATAGCATGATTTGACATACTTAATTCACTTGTAAGTTTCATCCACTTTGTGCTCCCAGTCTGAGGCTTGGCAAGAGGCAGTCACTGCACTGGGAGCTGTGCAAACCTTTTGTTAAAACCAGTACGAACCGCAACAAGTATTTCATCACTTTCTCATGTGGAAAATTGATAAATACTGCTTTGATTGTGGATAAATTATTTCCAGATCCCTCCTCCAAGTTCTAGTTAGGATACTGACTTTGGTTTGAATTAacacttgttttcctttctggtaGGCAGAGATGATCACAATCTTTTCTATTCAAGCGGCAAAATAAAGAGAACCAAGTCAAGAACACTCATGGGACAGGAATACAAGCTTTCTGTAAGTATCTTCTgcaaatacaggaaaaaagacTTGGAGAGCAGCACTAACATGAAAGAGGGCATCCAGGCATTAAAATAGAAAGGTTTTAACCCTGACTGGGGGCAGGGGATAAAAGTCCAACTTAATATAAAACCAGAACACTGGTAACTGACATTTAGTTCAGACCTGAAAATAACTAATTGGTTTTTCTAAGAGTTgacttagatttttttctctcattttgaaCAGATTAAATTTTGACACTGCATTAGGCCTAAGGACTGTTGCAGTGATTCTCTTACAGATTTTTTACAGAAGCAAGATCATATGGTGGTATTCTCATCTTCTCTTGACTTTACAACATGTGACTCCATAGAGGCCTAGTTTAATTCAAGAAGCAAGGATTTACATCCACTGGAGACCAAATTTCCTGAAAGAACTGTCTACTAAAGGGATTGTCAGTAATGGCATGGAAAATTTCAAAAGGGAAATGTATAGTAATCTAAATTTGGATCAGTCAGACAACTCAAGAGGTGGGAGAAGATACAGAGTTCTGTGATATGAGTCCAGAGATAAAAATGCTTGGTCAAGTGACTGAGCttacaaaatgagaaaaagttGAAAGGtgtgaagaaataaaaggaaaaggttttaggttttgttgtttgttaaGGTTTAGTAAACTAATTTCACTGAGGCAAAACatagacatttttaaaacaaaatacttcCACAAGTTCTGGGAGCTCCAAACTTTACTCCTAAACATGTACCCCTGTTTAATTGTGCTGAGCAGATCCTTGTACAGCCCTGGAGAGCTGCATTGACATAAAGTGAATCATTTGCAGACACACATTCTGAATTAAGACCTCAGTAATGAGGGATTAGCCAGGGTTACCCAACACTTGCTCGGGTTCAGAAAGACATTCCCAAAAAAGTCAGAGATTAGTAACAATGAGGCTCAGATACATTGAATTCATGCCATAGTGTGCATTTTGCACTTTCGTTCCAAGGCAGAATCTGGCCCACCTACTTGTATATTCACTGTGTGAAATGTTCCTGGCTGTTGTGTGTCTCCACAGCCAGAGTCCCAACTGCTGCTGGATGAACTGGGTCAAACTGGGAAAGGAAGAATCACCTTCATAGAACAATTGCTCAGAGATGTAAGTTACACTTGCTGGTTTCCTTTTCCAACTCTTTGGCTGTTTACTGCATGAATATTAGCCTGGAATGCTTGGTGATTAGGAGGCAACAGCCTTGCAATACCAGTCTTCAGATTGAAAGAGCATTTTGGAGAAGATAGGGTCTGTTTTACATTTATAAATGTTCTCCCCAAATTTCTATTTGGTCAGTGCATAAGGGAGTCTTCTCTGGGTTTGTCATAGCCAAAcgaaaaagaaaattttagttTTATAATTTAGGATCAAGTCCTCTGTATAGCAGAAGCAAACATAATCTGTATTTCTGCTCTGGGATCTCATTTGGCTACTGCTACACACATTTTCTCTGGCTTTGAGCTagatgaaaaacattttcagaagaaagcaaaacaacacaCTGAACCTCTGTCCTGAGCATGAAGCCTATTTGCCAACTTGAATTGGCACAACACAAAAGCAAGGTGGAAGCTGAAGAATCTGTGTGGTTTTACCAGCCCGCTTTGCCTCTGCTGTGTTCCAGGGAGCTGACCCCAATTCCCTGAGCGAGGAGGAGCGCCCTGCCCTCACAGTTGCTGTGCTGAACAAGCACACAGGAGCCATCTCCCCTCTGGTGCAGAAAGGGGCTGACATCGACCAGCAGTCAGGGCCGTAAGTGAGCTCTGATCCTCTGCCTTAGCTTTTTCCACGTTTCACCAAGAAAAATCACACTTGCACTGGTTTTGGAGAACTAAACCCATCTCTCCTCCACAAATCTTCTCCTTTCCATGGCAATATCCATACTCCTTCCAGTTGCTAGCTTTGAAGATTTCTCATAACTTCTTTTATAAAAGCTGCTGTTCTATTTAGTTCCTTCTTCCATCCACTTCAACTTAATATGATAAACGCCACTGAAGCCTACCACACTTCTAGGGTGTTCTGTATCCTCCTGTTCATTTTCCTAAGTTTTATTTGCTAAGTTTCTTTAAGTAAAAAAGGGCATTGCTCATTCCTCCTGTGCAGGCACAACAACACAGCTCTCCACGAGGCAGTTCTGCTGGGACTGGAGGGAGAGGAGTGCATCCGAGCCCTGTTATGGTAGGTACTGTGGCTGGGCCTCCACATCAGCTCCCCCCAGCCTGCCAGCACAGACCTGCTTGGCACCACTGGAGAGCCAAAGCctgccccatgtccctgtgGGAAGGAGCATCCAGGAATTCCAAAGTTATTCCACATCAACACATTCACCTACAAGCCATTCCATCACTAAGTGCACTCACTTGGCAATTAATTTAAGCAGTTAAAACCAATCTGTTTTGTATTTACAGCTGCAATGCAAGCGTGCAAAAGAAGAATGCAGCAGGGCACTCAGCGCTGGATTTGGCTGTTGCAGCTGGAGATAATAAGGTTATTTCACTGTTCCAAGTAAGTTTGGATAGAGAACACTGAACAAACTTGTGAGACACAGGAACACTGTTCTCAGTGTGTTATTACAACAAACTTTTTCCCCAAATAAAGCTGAAGTTTCTTTGACTTTGGGAGCACCTCATCATGTGTGCCCAGTTCTGTCTGCAGAATTCACAATCCTGTGTTATGAGCTTGGGCCCTGTAAGAGACAAGTTTTTTCTCCAAGATTGCCCCATTCCTTTCTGGCAGTTGAGAGCACAATTCCTCTCTGACTGCACTCTCTTTtgcaaattttcttttcctttccaaacaaAGGGACAAACCGAACCTTCCCAGgcacaaattaatttcaatgTCTCCAAAATGTCTATAATCCCTAATGAACTCTGCTCATGAGTTTGACACTTGAGCAACAGCACTGCAAGCAGTAACTGATGagcttattttcctttttgatgttaaaaatgcatttagtACAGCCCATTGCAGTAAAGGTCAGATTCTTGTCCTCCAGGAAATCAAGTAAAACTTTGTTGTTCTGCCTTCaacttttatttataaatgcatCAACATGAGGCAGCAGCCAACTACAAACAGAAGTTTACAAGAATACCAGGCACACTAAGGTGTGGTACAACTCATTGTTACTAGCCACAATCCTAAATccctgaagtatttttaaaactccTTCCTCTTTCTATGTTCCAAAGTATCTAAAAGGATTGGTATATTCTGTACAAAAATGGAAATGCATGTCAACTCCTACCAGAGATACAAGTTTTAGCACCAGAGCTACCACTATCTCTATGAGACTGCAATATCTCTAAACAGCTGGatttacaaaatataaaaaaaaaaaaaaaaaaaaaaaagtaaacccACAAATAATAATCCTTTAAAAAACAGCAGGAACATTACGAGAACCCTATAGAAAAAGATTATGTATACAATGCATCAAACTCCAGGTACTTCCCAGACAGACTCAGAGGAGTGAAGCAGAATTCCCTCTGCTTctcaggaacaggaacagccagTCTGgaagcagcctcaggaaacaccATTCAGTCACAGGGGCAGTGCCACAGCATGTGGACAAGACAGACGTCACTGGCAACTCTGAAGCTGCAGCAGTCTAGGCCAGATTCTTTATACTACATCGCTGGATCTTGGCTTTATCTTCAACCTTGGTCATCTTCTGAGAAACCTCTTTTTTCTGCAAAgagtaaaaataatatattactCTCTACCACTAAGTGGAGTATCGTTCAGCTTCGAGGGGAAAGCTGAACACATCCCGCATAAAGCATGGCTGAGAACCAGGAAAGGGCACAGCCCGAGCCTGGATGCAACAAAGCACTCTGCACAAAGCCTTGTGCAGCCCAACAATCCAAGGACTAGAAGCCCGTGTACGTACAAGTGCCTTTCTCATTCGCAGTTTGTCCAGCTTCAGGAACTCCTGCACCGTCAGGTTATCAGGCTCTTTCcgaagagaaagaaaaccacagtCCGCAGAGTGCTTTTTGTGTTCCTCCCTGAATTGAGGcgaaaagaaagaggaaataaaagagaaggcagcagctcccaaggAGCCGCACGCAACCGCTCTCCCCTGCCGAGCCCCTCGGTTGCCACCAGCGGTTCCCCCGGGCCGGGGCGCCACCGATCGGGGCGGAGGCCGAGGGATCCCCCCGGTACTCACAGGGGATCGTCCTCGGGCTCCCAGCCCTCCAGCTCCTTGAGGCAGAAGAAGCACTGCGCTACGTCGGGGCTGTTCTCGCTGGGGCAGTGCACGAAGCCCGCCGCCGCCATCTGCGGGCACAGGGGAGGCCGTCAGCGCCCGCCCGGACCCGCTCCCACcgtcccggccccgccgccccggccccgcgctcACCCGCTCGGGCGTGCAGGCGCAGCCCTCGGTGAAGGGCCAGTTGCGGAAGGTGGCGGCGCGGACAGAGGCGAAGTAGAGCCGCCACACCTCGGGCAGCACCGCCAGCTCCTCCATGGCCCCGTTCAAACGGCGGCGCGCGCGCAGGGCAgggcgggagcggggcggggccgccgcccTCACGGC is part of the Poecile atricapillus isolate bPoeAtr1 chromosome 3, bPoeAtr1.hap1, whole genome shotgun sequence genome and encodes:
- the LOC131577699 gene encoding double zinc ribbon and ankyrin repeat-containing protein 1-like, with translation MAQCSKCNGVNQSDARFCAWCGAKPGPPPSYFTCSKCGTSNQPYARFCVSCGVYIEPPSRQSSPGSPMNSEDSLGSSQAKRLQAQVAWQPCPVSLPKSRAELTEREDKGTQTIGLFYPSSKLLEKKELELISQKEKVEKMSDHKPLLTAISPGKGYWRKQMDHVCAHVRSYAQNNLEFRTLIGEPQMGKINYATISEDDYEVTITLKFAAINKDFHPNRAVKFSNDYLSAGTELTDGQDCSQTNFGRDDHNLFYSSGKIKRTKSRTLMGQEYKLSPESQLLLDELGQTGKGRITFIEQLLRDGADPNSLSEEERPALTVAVLNKHTGAISPLVQKGADIDQQSGPHNNTALHEAVLLGLEGEECIRALLCCNASVQKKNAAGHSALDLAVAAGDNKVISLFQVSLDREH
- the LOC131577445 gene encoding baculoviral IAP repeat-containing protein 5-like; this translates as MEELAVLPEVWRLYFASVRAATFRNWPFTEGCACTPERMAAAGFVHCPSENSPDVAQCFFCLKELEGWEPEDDPLEEHKKHSADCGFLSLRKEPDNLTVQEFLKLDKLRMRKALKKEVSQKMTKVEDKAKIQRCSIKNLA